Proteins encoded in a region of the Mesotoga sp. BH458_6_3_2_1 genome:
- a CDS encoding ABC transporter substrate-binding protein, whose amino-acid sequence MKRISTAFIVVLSFCCVFSRAQDYYVAEVSGKPGGTLSVDGMDPRSLNPAFGNDGASLNILKFIVESLLDENEFGFPEHPALCKDWWISEDGCTLSFVIREGLQWSDGQPFTIEDVRWTFEEIYLVAEMTLFGNSTFMSSAGDLPLVEVEGNTISFTWSEPNALAPRTIGLTPILPKHSLEEYVANGTFPSAWNIGETEKVVVMGPFVIEQFHLGDMIVLEKNPYYWRFDSSGFRLPYIDKIFVKVSTSMEQALLRFEAGELDVYNPSAEQFPRVLSMAEEKSWSVLAGQPRPLTEFLMFNFNAPDPVKREWFRNEHFRKAIAYLMDRESILNTIFSGLGASIHGPLSSSSIYYDPKVEEFSYDFSPTRARLELKRGGFEWRSDGTCIDSYGNPVRFEILTCPWNSQWVGIVTVLSDQLSKIGINATTAFMDWDTYVTKAHSGTFDSMTLAEGGAEPGLLTMVYHSRGVRHYWNYHPDYNLSDHITEETYFYPDWQKRIDEILEVQRYIVDLEERCQLFSEFQLVMAQHLPIVFTATQLLLYAYDNSIHHGPWIYGSMFELPWRPWDVWRE is encoded by the coding sequence GTGAAGCGCATATCAACGGCCTTCATCGTCGTGCTTTCCTTCTGCTGTGTGTTTTCGAGAGCGCAAGATTATTATGTCGCAGAAGTCTCCGGCAAACCGGGAGGGACACTGAGCGTTGATGGAATGGATCCCAGATCTCTGAATCCTGCTTTCGGAAATGACGGTGCTTCTCTAAACATACTTAAATTCATTGTAGAGTCGCTTCTGGATGAAAATGAATTTGGATTCCCGGAGCATCCGGCTCTATGCAAGGATTGGTGGATTTCGGAAGACGGGTGTACATTGAGTTTTGTCATTCGTGAGGGCCTTCAGTGGTCAGATGGACAACCATTCACTATTGAGGACGTGAGATGGACTTTCGAAGAGATATATTTAGTCGCGGAGATGACTCTGTTCGGAAACAGTACTTTTATGAGCTCTGCAGGTGATCTGCCATTGGTGGAAGTGGAGGGCAACACGATCTCATTCACATGGAGCGAGCCAAACGCCCTCGCACCAAGGACTATCGGTCTGACTCCCATACTACCGAAGCATTCTCTCGAAGAGTATGTCGCAAATGGGACTTTTCCGTCTGCCTGGAATATTGGAGAAACCGAGAAAGTTGTGGTTATGGGACCCTTCGTCATTGAGCAGTTTCACCTGGGAGATATGATAGTACTTGAGAAGAACCCGTATTATTGGAGATTCGATAGCTCGGGCTTCAGATTGCCCTATATAGATAAGATCTTTGTCAAGGTCTCCACGAGCATGGAGCAAGCTCTTCTTCGTTTCGAGGCTGGCGAACTTGATGTCTATAATCCATCGGCTGAACAGTTCCCCCGTGTGCTCTCGATGGCCGAGGAAAAGAGCTGGAGTGTTTTGGCCGGTCAGCCGAGACCGCTGACTGAGTTCCTCATGTTCAACTTCAATGCTCCCGATCCGGTGAAGCGCGAGTGGTTCAGAAACGAACACTTCAGGAAGGCGATAGCTTATTTGATGGATCGAGAATCGATTCTCAACACGATCTTTTCTGGACTGGGCGCCTCTATTCACGGGCCATTATCTTCATCGAGCATCTATTACGATCCCAAGGTGGAGGAGTTCAGTTACGACTTTTCGCCAACCCGGGCAAGGCTTGAGCTAAAACGAGGCGGCTTCGAATGGAGGAGCGACGGTACCTGTATCGACAGTTATGGAAATCCTGTACGATTCGAGATACTAACCTGTCCTTGGAACAGCCAGTGGGTGGGAATCGTCACAGTTCTCTCAGATCAGCTTTCGAAGATTGGAATCAACGCAACTACTGCATTCATGGACTGGGACACATATGTTACCAAAGCCCATTCTGGAACATTCGACTCAATGACTCTCGCAGAGGGAGGCGCTGAACCGGGGCTCCTTACAATGGTCTACCATTCAAGAGGGGTGAGACATTACTGGAATTATCATCCAGATTACAATCTAAGCGATCACATAACCGAGGAGACCTATTTTTATCCCGACTGGCAGAAGAGAATAGATGAGATCTTGGAAGTGCAAAGATACATTGTTGATCTGGAAGAGAGATGCCAATTGTTCTCCGAATTCCAGTTGGTGATGGCCCAACATTTGCCGATCGTCTTTACGGCCACACAACTTCTTCTCTATGCGTACGACAATAGCATCCATCATGGGCCATGGATATATGGATCGATGTTCGAACTGCCATGGCGACCATGGGATGTCTGGAGAGAGTGA
- a CDS encoding ABC transporter substrate-binding protein — translation MKRVLILVSMLTILFVAGLASEPDYFIVDCNGKPGGSLSIDGTDPLSLNPAFGMDGGSAITLDLITESLLDENEFGFPEHPALCKDWWISEDGCTLSFVIREGLQWSDGQPFTIEDVRWTFEEIYLVAEMTLFGNSNFMSSAGDLPLVEVEGNTISFTWSEPNALAPRTIGLTPILPKHCLEKNVTEGTFSTAWNIGEFEKVVVMGPFVVGKYYQGDMIVLERNPYYWRFDSSGFRLPYLDKIFITVSTNMEQVLIRFEAGELDIINPTADQFPRILSMAEEKGWKAVTGQPRPLSEFLMFNFNVPDPVKSEWFRNEHFRKAIAYAMDRKSVLDTVYCGLGVILHGPVSSSSIYYDPQVEEFSYDFSPTRAKLELKRGGFDWRSDGTCIDEYGNPVSFQILTCSWNSQWIGIVTILSDQLSKIGINATTAFMDWDSFVTRAYLGTFDSMTMGEGSTEPGLLETVYHSKGTSHYWNFHPDYNPSDHITEETYFYPDWQKRIDEILEAQKSVIELDERCELFSEFQLLLAEHMPSIFMTTQLLLYAYDSDIHHGPWIYGAMLGMPWRPWDVWRD, via the coding sequence ATGAAAAGAGTGTTAATCCTCGTTTCTATGCTTACTATTTTATTTGTCGCAGGATTGGCCTCAGAACCAGATTACTTCATTGTCGACTGTAACGGCAAGCCGGGAGGGTCGCTGAGCATCGATGGCACCGATCCACTGTCTCTAAATCCGGCGTTTGGCATGGATGGGGGATCGGCAATTACACTCGACCTGATTACGGAGTCGCTTCTGGATGAAAATGAATTTGGATTCCCGGAGCATCCGGCTCTATGCAAGGATTGGTGGATCTCAGAAGACGGGTGCACATTGAGTTTTGTCATTCGCGAGGGCCTCCAGTGGTCAGATGGACAACCATTCACTATTGAGGACGTTAGATGGACTTTCGAAGAGATATATTTAGTCGCAGAGATGACTCTGTTCGGAAACAGTAATTTCATGAGCTCTGCAGGTGATCTGCCATTGGTAGAAGTGGAGGGCAACACGATCTCATTCACATGGAGCGAGCCAAATGCCCTCGCGCCGAGAACTATCGGCCTAACTCCGATTCTCCCAAAACACTGCCTGGAAAAGAACGTAACTGAAGGGACTTTCTCTACCGCATGGAATATCGGTGAATTCGAGAAAGTAGTCGTCATGGGTCCATTCGTTGTTGGGAAGTATTATCAAGGCGATATGATAGTTCTTGAAAGGAACCCTTATTACTGGAGATTCGATAGCTCGGGCTTCAGATTACCCTATCTCGACAAAATCTTCATAACGGTTTCCACAAACATGGAACAGGTTCTCATAAGGTTTGAAGCAGGCGAACTCGACATAATCAATCCAACTGCCGACCAGTTTCCGAGAATTCTCTCAATGGCAGAGGAAAAGGGCTGGAAAGCTGTCACCGGTCAACCGAGACCGCTGAGTGAGTTCCTCATGTTCAACTTCAATGTTCCCGATCCGGTGAAAAGCGAGTGGTTCAGAAACGAACACTTCAGGAAGGCGATAGCCTACGCCATGGATCGAAAATCGGTCCTGGATACAGTTTACTGTGGTCTGGGAGTCATACTGCACGGTCCGGTATCCTCATCCAGTATTTACTACGATCCCCAGGTGGAGGAGTTCAGTTACGACTTCTCGCCGACCCGGGCAAAGCTTGAGCTAAAACGAGGCGGCTTCGACTGGAGGAGCGACGGAACCTGTATCGACGAGTATGGGAATCCGGTGAGTTTCCAGATACTAACGTGTTCTTGGAACAGCCAGTGGATCGGAATCGTCACGATACTCTCAGATCAGCTTTCAAAGATTGGAATCAACGCAACTACTGCATTCATGGACTGGGACTCATTTGTTACCAGAGCCTATTTAGGGACATTTGATTCAATGACAATGGGGGAAGGAAGTACTGAGCCGGGTCTCCTTGAAACGGTCTACCATTCAAAGGGGACGAGTCATTACTGGAACTTCCATCCAGATTACAATCCAAGCGATCACATAACTGAGGAGACCTATTTTTATCCCGATTGGCAGAAGAGAATAGATGAGATCTTGGAAGCGCAAAAATCCGTTATTGAACTGGACGAGAGATGCGAATTGTTCTCTGAGTTCCAGCTGCTGTTGGCTGAGCACATGCCTTCGATTTTCATGACAACTCAGCTACTGCTCTATGCATATGATAGCGATATACATCATGGCCCGTGGATCTATGGGGCGATGCTTGGAATGCCCTGGAGACCATGGGATGTCTGGAGAGATTGA
- a CDS encoding N-acetylmuramoyl-L-alanine amidase, with amino-acid sequence MHSKRRIVLSTIVMLFATLGLSLTICIDPGHQKEADFSHEQIAPGSETTKARVSTGTRGSSTGIPEYVFNLEFSFMLRDRLLEEGYDVVMTRESHEVNVSNIERAEIANEAKADLCVRIHANYSSESSLKGFMLLVPSASSVHTAPIYEESRKAAEKIHASLLQISGIKSLGIRVRDDMTGFNWSKVPVIIFEAGYMSNPEEDVLLSTQDYREKLVEALVTGIADYFLTK; translated from the coding sequence ATGCATTCAAAGAGAAGAATAGTCCTTTCAACAATTGTAATGTTGTTTGCCACCCTGGGCCTTTCACTTACTATATGCATCGATCCCGGTCATCAGAAGGAAGCCGACTTTTCTCACGAGCAGATCGCTCCGGGTTCTGAAACGACCAAGGCGAGGGTTTCTACCGGAACGCGCGGCTCCTCTACCGGGATTCCTGAATACGTCTTCAATTTGGAATTCTCTTTCATGCTTAGGGATAGGCTTCTCGAAGAGGGGTACGACGTCGTGATGACTAGAGAGAGTCACGAAGTCAACGTGAGCAACATAGAGAGGGCAGAGATAGCAAACGAGGCAAAGGCGGATCTTTGTGTCCGGATACACGCAAACTACAGCTCCGAAAGCAGCCTGAAAGGATTTATGTTGCTTGTTCCTTCTGCGTCGTCCGTTCACACCGCACCGATCTACGAAGAGAGCAGGAAGGCTGCCGAGAAGATCCATGCGAGCTTGCTGCAGATAAGCGGAATAAAGTCTCTCGGAATCAGAGTTCGTGATGACATGACGGGGTTCAACTGGTCGAAAGTCCCTGTAATAATCTTCGAAGCGGGGTATATGTCCAATCCTGAAGAAGATGTCCTTCTCTCCACCCAGGATTACAGGGAAAAGCTTGTCGAGGCTCTCGTTACCGGAATCGCGGATTATTTTCTTACGAAGTAG
- a CDS encoding MFS transporter, giving the protein MKKGKATFVLFLLLFMMVFLNADQMVMSPNMGEIEAEFGITKADIGLIQGSFTIVGALISLLWGFFADKYNRKLLLLLSVLVGEIPCFLSAFVQTFPQLFVARALTGIGVGALFPVVFSYAGDAFKESQRAKVNSFLSTAISLGAIVGMVIAGFTGASLGWRIPFIIVSLPNILLALLFFLFAEEPKRGAAEVAVGDLVDKGVNYIGKVRLSDYKNLFKVKTNLILFIQGILGTIPWGAIPYYLVNFFETSKNLSKESATMIFIFFGVGNVLGIFFGGLIGGLLYKKKPSYMPLFSGIMTIIGTFVALLALNFPPVEGAGGFVMLGALGMVAAASASMTGPNMKTMLMNVNAPENRGRIFSIFNLTDSLGTGFGQFFAGTLATAVGSLGVAMNVSALFWLPCGLVLLTAALVFPKDIVSLNKKMKEAALTMEKEK; this is encoded by the coding sequence ATGAAAAAGGGAAAGGCGACTTTCGTTCTCTTTCTTTTGCTCTTCATGATGGTCTTTCTAAACGCGGACCAGATGGTCATGTCTCCGAACATGGGGGAAATCGAGGCCGAATTCGGGATAACAAAGGCAGACATCGGGCTGATTCAGGGTTCATTCACTATCGTAGGGGCCTTGATTTCACTTCTCTGGGGCTTCTTTGCCGACAAGTACAACCGAAAGCTCCTCCTTCTCTTAAGCGTTCTGGTGGGCGAGATTCCTTGTTTTCTTTCCGCCTTCGTGCAGACCTTTCCCCAGCTTTTCGTTGCCAGAGCCTTAACGGGAATAGGAGTCGGAGCCCTCTTTCCGGTAGTCTTCTCTTATGCCGGCGATGCCTTCAAAGAGTCTCAGAGAGCCAAAGTAAATTCCTTTCTTTCGACCGCGATCTCTCTGGGAGCCATAGTGGGCATGGTTATAGCCGGCTTCACCGGTGCATCGCTCGGCTGGAGAATCCCGTTCATAATTGTCTCTCTGCCCAATATACTTCTCGCTCTCCTATTCTTTCTTTTTGCGGAAGAGCCAAAGAGGGGAGCCGCCGAAGTGGCCGTGGGCGATCTCGTAGACAAGGGCGTAAACTACATAGGAAAAGTAAGACTCTCGGACTACAAGAATCTCTTCAAAGTGAAAACCAATCTGATCCTCTTCATACAGGGGATCCTCGGCACGATTCCCTGGGGTGCGATTCCATACTATCTGGTGAACTTCTTCGAAACCTCGAAGAACCTGTCGAAGGAATCGGCAACTATGATATTCATCTTCTTTGGAGTCGGGAACGTGCTCGGAATATTCTTTGGAGGACTTATCGGCGGCCTGCTCTACAAGAAGAAGCCGTCCTACATGCCTCTTTTCAGCGGAATAATGACGATAATAGGGACGTTCGTCGCTCTTCTGGCACTGAACTTCCCGCCCGTTGAAGGAGCAGGCGGCTTCGTAATGCTTGGTGCGCTGGGGATGGTTGCTGCCGCTTCCGCTTCTATGACCGGACCCAACATGAAGACCATGCTTATGAATGTCAATGCCCCGGAAAACAGGGGAAGAATCTTTTCCATCTTCAACCTAACCGATTCTCTCGGGACTGGATTCGGGCAGTTCTTTGCCGGGACGCTTGCGACCGCGGTTGGATCTCTAGGTGTGGCAATGAACGTCTCTGCATTGTTCTGGCTCCCATGCGGACTGGTTTTGCTGACCGCTGCGCTGGTATTTCCAAAGGACATTGTCTCCCTGAACAAGAAGATGAAAGAAGCCGCTCTCACAATGGAGAAGGAAAAATAG
- the era gene encoding GTPase Era produces MKSGTVALVGKPNVGKSTLINTIIGEKIAIVSDKPQTTRNRIGGILTTKKGQIVFYDTPGIHKPLHRLGQYILKVATSSLAGSDLLLVIVDPTDGLRESDRLVANHVNQSRIPVFLAINKVDEYKNERLLQDFQAKAEELFNDIRRTFLISAKKGDGVEELLETIFDFLPEGKMLFPEDLITDRSSRFMASEVIREKVLQNTRQEIPHSVGVVVQEFSDEANILKIRADVIVERSSQKPIILGKGGSMIKIIGTEARKDLEYIFDQKIFLDLFVKVREKWRDKDTLIQEFTNLRDELQ; encoded by the coding sequence GTGAAGTCCGGGACTGTAGCGTTAGTGGGAAAGCCCAATGTGGGAAAGTCCACATTGATAAACACCATCATCGGCGAGAAGATCGCTATCGTCTCGGACAAACCGCAGACCACCAGAAACCGCATAGGCGGAATACTGACAACGAAGAAGGGGCAGATCGTCTTCTACGATACCCCCGGGATTCACAAGCCTCTTCACAGGCTAGGGCAATACATTCTCAAGGTCGCGACTTCGTCGCTCGCCGGTTCAGACCTGCTGCTGGTAATAGTCGACCCGACTGACGGGCTCCGCGAATCGGACAGGCTCGTTGCCAATCACGTCAACCAAAGCCGAATTCCCGTCTTTCTTGCCATCAACAAGGTTGATGAATACAAAAATGAAAGGCTTCTTCAGGATTTCCAGGCAAAGGCCGAAGAGCTTTTCAACGACATTCGCCGCACCTTCCTGATATCTGCCAAGAAGGGAGACGGTGTTGAAGAACTGCTGGAAACCATCTTCGATTTTCTTCCAGAGGGAAAAATGCTATTCCCCGAAGACCTCATAACCGATCGTTCATCTAGATTTATGGCGTCGGAGGTTATTCGTGAGAAGGTTCTGCAGAACACCAGACAGGAAATTCCCCACTCGGTGGGAGTCGTTGTTCAGGAGTTCAGCGACGAGGCTAACATACTGAAGATTAGGGCCGATGTAATCGTTGAGAGAAGCAGCCAGAAGCCGATAATTCTCGGCAAGGGCGGTTCAATGATCAAGATTATCGGCACTGAAGCAAGGAAGGATCTCGAGTATATATTCGATCAGAAGATCTTCCTCGATCTGTTCGTCAAAGTGCGGGAAAAGTGGAGAGATAAGGATACCTTAATACAGGAGTTCACTAATCTAAGAGACGAACTTCAATAG
- the glyS gene encoding glycine--tRNA ligase subunit beta, producing the protein MSDHKALLEVGIEELPSSEVQGIKTQLKERIERSLDNNRLGYGELEVFVASRRFGVLIHGIELKQSDFVEKKKGPSEKIAYKEGEPTRALLGFLRGSNAQLEDVSVEGGYVYVQREIIGKMAEELLPQIFSESLRSLEFKKPMRWGDGTYRFARPVKWITAMLDTEILDMELFGKRSSNKSRGHRFFFDEVEVSPENYFQNMRDALVIARESDREERTLSEIRRIESDIHSQIPVDQELLAEVVSLTEYPTAVLGNFMEKYLSLPPEVIIVTIKHHQRTFPVYKEGKLTNNFVAFQDGPADPLGNIRLGYEEVINARLEDAFFYFEKDKERPFEQYVDGLQGILFQRGLGTLRDKTERTTALSSEISRRLKAKSDELFEVERTALLAKADQITRVVQEFPELQGIMGRIYAEASGEKSGVALGIEEHYRDILVPTTLTGAVVGVSDRIDTLAGNFAIGNIPSASKDPYALRRKASFIFRTMHHLGWKLDLLELLERALNNLNKTSEETLDSLKDFFSSRYEAFLLERGFSMNIARSVKMWWRFPYLGVRAAEAISEYVKNEDFNDLLIAYQRVHNISRGHSGNSFDGSKFIEQAERDLLNNYLKCFDDVMEALERDDFEKSLQLLTSLKPHIDRYFDDVFVMAEQEDIRLNRLGFLKSVDQLFLKIGDLSLLLEEERV; encoded by the coding sequence ATGAGTGATCACAAAGCTCTACTGGAAGTTGGAATAGAGGAGCTTCCCTCAAGTGAAGTTCAGGGTATAAAAACTCAGCTTAAGGAGAGAATAGAGAGATCGCTTGACAATAACCGTCTTGGCTACGGAGAGCTCGAGGTCTTCGTGGCGAGCAGGAGATTCGGAGTGCTAATTCACGGCATTGAGCTGAAGCAATCAGACTTTGTGGAGAAGAAGAAGGGTCCGTCCGAGAAAATCGCCTACAAAGAAGGTGAACCTACCAGGGCTCTGCTGGGTTTCCTCAGGGGAAGCAACGCTCAGCTTGAAGACGTCAGCGTAGAGGGCGGATACGTCTATGTGCAGAGAGAAATAATCGGGAAGATGGCGGAAGAACTGCTGCCTCAAATCTTCTCGGAATCTCTGAGGTCTCTCGAGTTCAAGAAGCCGATGCGCTGGGGGGACGGCACTTACAGATTCGCGAGGCCGGTCAAATGGATAACAGCAATGCTTGACACAGAAATCCTCGATATGGAGCTCTTCGGAAAGAGATCGTCGAATAAGTCCAGGGGACACCGTTTCTTCTTCGATGAAGTTGAAGTATCGCCTGAGAATTACTTTCAGAATATGAGAGATGCTCTGGTGATCGCTCGAGAGAGCGATAGAGAAGAAAGAACACTTTCCGAAATCAGAAGAATTGAATCGGATATTCATAGCCAGATTCCTGTTGATCAAGAACTGCTTGCCGAAGTCGTCTCTTTGACAGAATACCCAACGGCAGTTCTGGGAAACTTCATGGAGAAGTACCTCTCACTCCCGCCTGAAGTAATAATCGTAACTATAAAGCACCATCAGAGAACTTTTCCAGTGTACAAAGAAGGTAAGCTGACCAACAACTTCGTTGCCTTTCAGGACGGGCCGGCCGACCCTCTGGGAAATATCAGACTGGGGTATGAAGAGGTCATAAACGCTAGGCTCGAAGATGCCTTCTTCTACTTCGAGAAGGACAAAGAGAGACCTTTCGAGCAGTACGTGGACGGGCTCCAGGGTATCTTGTTCCAGCGAGGTCTCGGCACATTGAGGGACAAAACGGAAAGGACTACAGCGCTTTCCTCAGAGATCTCGAGGAGGCTGAAGGCCAAGAGCGATGAACTCTTCGAGGTCGAAAGAACGGCTCTTCTGGCGAAGGCCGACCAGATCACCCGAGTGGTGCAGGAATTCCCCGAGCTTCAGGGCATCATGGGAAGAATCTATGCGGAAGCATCGGGAGAGAAGTCCGGTGTCGCACTTGGCATAGAAGAGCACTACCGTGACATCCTCGTGCCCACGACGCTAACTGGAGCGGTAGTGGGGGTCTCAGACAGGATAGACACGCTTGCAGGAAACTTCGCCATAGGAAACATCCCGTCTGCATCGAAAGATCCTTACGCTCTGAGAAGAAAAGCCTCTTTCATATTCAGGACCATGCATCATCTTGGATGGAAGCTCGATCTTCTCGAGCTCCTGGAAAGGGCTTTGAACAATCTAAACAAGACTTCCGAAGAGACTCTAGATTCGTTGAAAGACTTCTTCTCCAGCAGGTATGAAGCCTTTCTTCTCGAAAGAGGTTTCTCCATGAATATTGCTCGATCGGTGAAGATGTGGTGGAGATTTCCTTATCTTGGAGTGAGAGCCGCAGAGGCTATCTCCGAATACGTGAAGAACGAGGATTTCAATGACCTTCTGATTGCTTATCAGAGGGTCCACAATATAAGCAGAGGTCATTCGGGAAACAGTTTTGACGGGTCTAAGTTCATCGAGCAGGCCGAACGCGATTTACTGAACAACTATTTGAAATGCTTCGACGATGTCATGGAAGCGCTCGAGCGTGACGATTTCGAGAAATCACTCCAGCTGCTTACATCGCTAAAGCCTCATATAGACAGATACTTCGACGATGTCTTTGTTATGGCCGAACAGGAAGATATCCGCCTCAACAGACTCGGCTTCCTCAAATCGGTAGATCAGCTCTTCTTGAAAATAGGCGACCTCTCGCTGCTTCTCGAAGAAGAGAGAGTGTGA
- a CDS encoding glycine--tRNA ligase subunit alpha, with translation MYLQDVVEKLNSYWSMQGCIIDQPYDLEMGAGTFHPSTFLRSLGKKPWKVAFIQPSRRPTDGRYGENPMRVQRYFQYQVIIKPNPENSQELYLGSLEALGINPKEHDIRFVEDNWESPTLGAWGVGWEVWLDGMEVSQFTYFQQVGGIDVDLVSLEITYGLERITMYLQKKANIFDIDWNEEFKYGDVFLENEKEFSAYNFDVADTSRLFELYRFYREEFDLCMEHGLVRPSYDYMIKCSHAFNLLDARNAISVSQRQSYIKSIREMAKAVAEAYVAKERDTDE, from the coding sequence ATGTACTTACAAGACGTAGTAGAGAAACTCAACTCATACTGGTCTATGCAGGGGTGTATCATAGACCAGCCTTACGACCTCGAAATGGGGGCCGGAACATTCCACCCTTCAACTTTTCTCAGGTCGCTAGGAAAGAAACCCTGGAAAGTTGCCTTCATTCAGCCCAGCAGGAGACCGACCGACGGTCGATACGGCGAAAACCCAATGAGAGTTCAGAGATACTTCCAGTATCAGGTGATAATCAAACCCAACCCGGAGAACTCTCAGGAGCTATACCTAGGTTCTCTGGAAGCTCTGGGAATAAACCCAAAGGAACATGATATTCGATTCGTGGAAGACAACTGGGAGTCTCCGACTCTGGGAGCCTGGGGTGTGGGCTGGGAAGTCTGGCTCGATGGAATGGAGGTCAGCCAGTTCACATATTTCCAGCAGGTCGGCGGAATCGATGTCGACCTGGTTTCGCTCGAGATCACCTACGGGCTCGAAAGAATTACGATGTACCTTCAGAAGAAAGCCAATATATTCGATATAGACTGGAATGAAGAGTTCAAATACGGCGATGTCTTCCTCGAAAACGAGAAGGAATTCTCCGCCTACAATTTCGACGTTGCAGACACCTCAAGGCTCTTCGAACTTTACAGATTCTACAGGGAGGAATTCGACCTGTGCATGGAGCATGGTCTAGTAAGACCTTCATACGACTACATGATCAAATGTTCTCACGCCTTCAATTTGCTCGACGCCAGAAATGCCATAAGCGTATCCCAGCGTCAAAGCTACATCAAATCGATTAGAGAGATGGCGAAGGCAGTGGCCGAAGCGTACGTAGCTAAGGAGCGCGATACAGATGAGTGA